From the uncultured Trichococcus sp. genome, one window contains:
- a CDS encoding iron chelate uptake ABC transporter family permease subunit produces MLKKLLLVLILMGAIVLSLGVGTAAFSLEQFLVGSNTDRLILLSSRLPRTLTVLLAGAGLSLSGLIMQSLTQNRFAAPDTVGTVDAARVGMLCGMIFFPGLSVVGKMTLSFIFAAAGTFLFLLVVNRLPFKSQMTIPLLGLMYGNILGGIANFFAFRFNVTQNLSAWMQGDFSLVIKGQYEGMYLIFLLFLALFYFADHFTIARFGKDAAKNLGLPFEAFLFIGTLFVSLAVAVILSTVGNLPFLGVIIPNLVSSRFGDNIRNTHGKVALFGAVFLLLCDVFARSVIPPYEIPVETVLGVFGGGMFLWLLLKGGRTA; encoded by the coding sequence ATGTTGAAGAAATTATTGCTTGTTCTGATTTTGATGGGGGCGATTGTGCTTTCCCTTGGGGTAGGGACCGCTGCGTTTTCGCTGGAACAGTTTCTGGTCGGAAGCAACACGGACCGTTTGATCTTATTGTCGTCGCGGCTGCCGAGGACCCTTACGGTTCTCTTGGCTGGAGCGGGCTTGTCCTTATCCGGGCTGATCATGCAATCATTGACGCAGAACCGATTTGCCGCTCCTGATACAGTCGGAACGGTGGATGCGGCGAGAGTCGGCATGCTGTGCGGTATGATTTTCTTTCCGGGTTTATCGGTTGTGGGGAAGATGACTCTTTCCTTTATCTTTGCGGCGGCGGGGACGTTCCTGTTTTTGCTGGTGGTAAATCGCTTGCCTTTCAAGAGCCAGATGACGATCCCTTTGCTGGGGTTGATGTATGGAAATATTTTGGGAGGCATCGCCAACTTTTTTGCCTTCCGCTTCAACGTCACGCAAAATCTTTCCGCCTGGATGCAAGGGGATTTCTCGTTGGTGATCAAAGGGCAATATGAGGGGATGTACCTCATTTTCCTGTTGTTTTTGGCACTTTTTTATTTTGCCGATCATTTTACGATTGCGCGCTTCGGGAAAGACGCGGCCAAAAACCTCGGCCTGCCTTTTGAAGCCTTCTTGTTCATCGGGACGCTGTTCGTGTCCCTGGCTGTTGCGGTCATCCTGAGCACGGTCGGCAACCTGCCGTTTTTGGGAGTCATCATCCCGAACCTCGTATCGTCGCGCTTCGGCGATAATATCCGCAATACCCACGGCAAGGTAGCGCTGTTCGGAGCGGTTTTCCTGTTGCTGTGCGACGTCTTTGCGCGTTCGGTCATCCCACCGTACGAAATTCCGGTGGAAACGGTGCTGGGTGTTTTCGGCGGCGGCATGTTCTTATGGCTGTTGCTGAAGGGAGGGCGGACGGCATGA
- a CDS encoding iron chelate uptake ABC transporter family permease subunit: MKNVLKNRISMKRLAVIAVALAFLYFFWNQGYGNLFIMKLRSAKLLTFAVISISTAFATVSFQTVVHSNFLTPGILGVEAFYRLLQTMLLFFSFSLLGSQLNAEWQFISLMFLMLGSYFLLYRLSWNRKNYDMQVILMIGLVMGTFFNSISSFMQVLMDPNEYDKLQTKLYASFQNINDSVLVLAVPIALFSIISLWRKRKVLEVLGLGIQTAKNLGVAVERETKLTFMHVILLTTVSAALVGPVMFLGFVAANIAYRLFRTYSLNYLLPGASLLSFVMVVAGQFLAEEVFKLQTNLSILVELFGGIYFFWLLWKERSKL, from the coding sequence ATGAAGAACGTGTTGAAAAACCGCATCAGCATGAAACGGTTGGCCGTGATTGCTGTGGCATTGGCTTTCCTTTATTTTTTCTGGAACCAAGGGTATGGTAATTTGTTCATCATGAAGTTGCGGAGCGCGAAGCTATTGACATTTGCGGTCATCAGCATCAGCACAGCCTTTGCGACGGTCAGCTTTCAGACAGTCGTGCACAGCAATTTTTTGACTCCCGGCATTCTTGGGGTCGAAGCCTTCTACCGTCTTCTGCAGACGATGTTGCTGTTCTTCAGTTTCTCGCTGCTGGGCAGTCAATTGAATGCGGAATGGCAGTTCATTTCCCTGATGTTCCTGATGCTGGGCAGTTACTTTTTGCTGTACCGGCTTTCTTGGAACCGGAAAAATTACGATATGCAGGTCATCCTGATGATCGGGCTCGTCATGGGGACCTTCTTCAACAGCATCAGCTCCTTTATGCAAGTGCTGATGGATCCGAATGAGTACGACAAGCTGCAGACGAAGCTGTATGCGAGTTTTCAGAACATCAATGATTCCGTACTTGTTTTGGCTGTTCCGATCGCCTTGTTTTCGATCATCAGTCTGTGGCGCAAGCGAAAGGTATTGGAGGTTTTGGGACTGGGGATACAGACAGCCAAAAATTTAGGGGTCGCTGTCGAAAGGGAGACGAAACTCACTTTCATGCATGTCATCCTGTTGACGACGGTCTCAGCGGCGCTCGTCGGACCGGTGATGTTTCTCGGCTTCGTGGCGGCGAACATCGCTTATCGGCTGTTCAGGACCTATTCTCTGAATTACCTATTGCCTGGTGCGAGTCTGCTCAGTTTCGTGATGGTCGTGGCCGGACAATTCCTGGCGGAAGAAGTCTTCAAGCTGCAAACGAATTTGAGCATTCTGGTCGAACTGTTCGGGGGAATCTATTTCTTTTGGTTATTATGGAAGGAAAGGAGCAAATTATGA
- a CDS encoding ATP-binding cassette domain-containing protein — MRINNVSKAYEDEKVLDDISLAIEKGKITAFIGPNGAGKSTLLSVISRLLAKDEGILTINGKEIEAWQSDELARELSILKQQNAYQVRMTVRELVSFGRFPYTKGRLNDEDQTMIDKVLGYLNLEGFANRYLDTLSGGQLQRAAIAMILVQDTEYILLDEPLNNLDLKQSIVTMQTIRNLADELGKTILVVIHDVNFASVFSDNIIAMKNGKIFRSGSVEEVIRTQVLQELYEVPLEVITTADGKKHCTYQAI, encoded by the coding sequence ATGAGGATCAACAACGTCAGCAAAGCCTATGAAGATGAGAAAGTATTGGATGACATCTCATTGGCGATCGAGAAAGGGAAAATCACGGCTTTCATCGGTCCGAACGGGGCAGGCAAGAGCACGCTCCTTTCGGTCATCAGCCGTCTGTTGGCAAAGGACGAGGGCATATTGACGATAAACGGGAAAGAGATCGAGGCATGGCAGTCCGATGAACTGGCTAGGGAGCTTTCGATACTGAAGCAACAGAATGCCTATCAGGTGCGCATGACGGTCCGCGAATTGGTCTCGTTCGGCAGGTTCCCCTACACGAAGGGCAGGCTGAATGATGAGGATCAGACTATGATCGATAAGGTTCTGGGCTATCTTAATCTGGAAGGATTCGCTAACCGCTATTTGGATACCTTGTCTGGTGGACAACTGCAGCGGGCGGCGATTGCGATGATTTTGGTGCAGGACACGGAATACATCTTGTTGGATGAGCCGCTGAACAATCTCGATCTGAAGCAGAGCATCGTGACGATGCAGACCATCCGGAATCTGGCTGATGAACTGGGCAAAACGATTCTGGTCGTCATCCACGACGTCAACTTCGCTTCCGTTTTTTCGGACAACATCATCGCCATGAAAAACGGAAAAATCTTCCGGAGCGGCTCGGTCGAGGAAGTCATCCGGACACAAGTTTTGCAGGAATTATATGAAGTGCCATTGGAAGTCATCACGACTGCCGATGGGAAAAAACATTGCACTTATCAAGCAATTTGA
- a CDS encoding ABC transporter substrate-binding protein, whose amino-acid sequence MKKWQKTIISLASIFTLAACGSQEGAADAADSTTSAAETEATVTIEDARGSVEVPKDPENVAVLDFGHLDTLIALGKEDAVTGTATENMPAYLADTADQFENVGTLKEPNVEALANLAPELIIISNRLLDFAEQLEEIAPVVVLSVDYTDYWGSVQKNITTLGTIFDEEDAAEEAIATLNGEIEAVQARTAGISEKALTLLLNDGSMSAFSTGSRFGFIYDTLGFTPVDAAIEDSTHGQSVGYEGLLEINPQILFVVDRTAAIGTASDENAALLENDFVYQTDAYKNNKIISLSSDLWYLSGGGIESVHLMVEEIAMDFQ is encoded by the coding sequence ATGAAAAAATGGCAAAAGACAATCATCAGTTTGGCTTCAATCTTTACCCTGGCGGCTTGCGGTTCCCAGGAAGGGGCTGCCGATGCGGCAGATTCAACAACTTCGGCTGCGGAAACCGAAGCAACGGTGACCATCGAGGATGCACGCGGCTCCGTAGAAGTGCCTAAAGACCCTGAAAACGTGGCTGTGTTGGATTTTGGTCATTTGGACACACTGATCGCATTGGGTAAAGAGGATGCAGTCACGGGTACAGCGACCGAAAACATGCCGGCTTATCTGGCGGATACGGCAGATCAATTCGAGAACGTAGGAACGCTTAAGGAGCCGAATGTGGAGGCGTTGGCGAATTTGGCGCCGGAGCTCATCATCATTTCGAACCGACTGCTGGACTTCGCGGAACAATTGGAGGAAATCGCACCAGTAGTCGTACTCAGTGTCGATTACACGGACTATTGGGGGTCGGTCCAAAAGAACATCACGACTTTAGGGACCATCTTTGACGAAGAGGATGCCGCGGAAGAGGCCATCGCAACCTTGAACGGGGAGATTGAAGCCGTGCAAGCAAGGACAGCCGGAATCAGCGAGAAAGCATTGACTTTGCTCTTGAACGACGGCAGCATGTCCGCTTTCAGCACAGGGTCGCGCTTCGGATTCATCTATGATACATTGGGCTTCACGCCTGTCGATGCAGCGATCGAGGATTCCACGCACGGACAGTCCGTCGGCTATGAAGGGTTGCTGGAAATCAATCCACAGATTTTGTTTGTCGTCGACCGCACAGCGGCAATCGGTACGGCATCCGATGAGAACGCGGCGCTATTGGAAAATGATTTCGTCTATCAGACGGATGCTTATAAAAACAATAAAATCATCAGCCTGTCTTCCGACTTGTGGTATCTCTCAGGCGGCGGCATAGAATCGGTCCATTTGATGGTCGAAGAGATCGCAATGGACTTCCAGTAA
- a CDS encoding DUF1054 family protein — MAENHFSKEDFNVFDIQGLDERMAGIRERIQPKFQHFAGVGARLIASEEGAESVPVHIAKHLRRTKYAPENTWCAIGGDARGYKKYPHFQIGIAKEGVSFYLCLIDQPVKEKEMAAALLERIPELEQLPRDYVVSVDHTVPAVLPIENVDWEPVLIRLRDVKKAELLIGRKLAPADQRLATEEGTLAVMEETLHELLPIYRACMEQYR; from the coding sequence TTGGCAGAAAATCACTTCAGTAAGGAAGACTTCAACGTTTTTGACATTCAGGGACTCGATGAAAGGATGGCAGGCATCCGCGAACGGATCCAGCCCAAGTTTCAGCATTTTGCGGGAGTGGGGGCCCGCCTCATCGCTTCCGAAGAGGGGGCTGAGTCGGTGCCTGTGCATATCGCCAAGCACCTGCGCCGCACGAAATATGCGCCCGAGAATACTTGGTGCGCCATCGGTGGTGATGCGAGGGGTTACAAGAAATATCCGCATTTCCAGATCGGGATTGCGAAAGAAGGGGTCAGCTTCTACCTGTGCCTAATCGATCAACCGGTCAAAGAAAAAGAAATGGCTGCTGCTTTATTGGAGCGTATTCCGGAATTGGAGCAGCTGCCGCGCGATTACGTCGTTTCGGTCGACCACACCGTGCCGGCTGTCCTGCCGATAGAAAATGTCGATTGGGAACCTGTCCTGATCCGGCTGCGGGATGTAAAAAAAGCAGAGTTGCTGATTGGCCGAAAGTTGGCGCCTGCCGATCAGCGCCTGGCGACTGAAGAAGGCACTCTGGCAGTGATGGAGGAGACGCTCCATGAACTGCTGCCGATCTATCGGGCCTGCATGGAACAGTACCGCTAA
- the rpsD gene encoding 30S ribosomal protein S4 — MSRYTGPSWKQARRLGISLLGTGKELERRPYVPGQHGPNNRKKLSEYAMQLQEKQKLRHMYGMNERQFATLFKKAGKIKEGKHGVNFMVLLEQRLDNVVYRLGLASTRRQARQLVNHGHVTVDGKRVDIPSYEVSVGQVIGLREKSKNLVVVKAAAEALFGRPDFITFDEEKLEGSLNRLPVREELPAEIDESFVVEYYNKLG; from the coding sequence ATGTCACGTTATACAGGACCAAGTTGGAAACAAGCTCGTCGTCTAGGCATCTCCCTTTTGGGAACAGGTAAAGAATTGGAGCGTCGTCCATACGTTCCAGGTCAACACGGCCCTAACAACCGTAAAAAGTTATCTGAATATGCTATGCAATTGCAAGAAAAACAAAAATTGCGTCACATGTACGGTATGAACGAACGTCAATTCGCAACTTTATTCAAAAAAGCTGGTAAGATCAAAGAAGGTAAACACGGTGTTAACTTCATGGTCTTATTGGAACAACGTTTGGATAACGTAGTTTACCGTCTAGGTTTAGCTTCTACTCGTCGTCAAGCACGTCAATTAGTTAACCACGGTCACGTAACTGTCGATGGCAAACGTGTCGATATCCCTTCATACGAAGTATCTGTCGGCCAAGTAATCGGCTTGCGCGAAAAATCTAAAAACTTGGTAGTTGTTAAAGCAGCTGCTGAAGCTTTGTTCGGACGTCCTGACTTCATTACTTTCGACGAAGAAAAATTAGAAGGTTCATTGAACCGTCTGCCAGTTCGCGAAGAATTGCCAGCTGAAATCGATGAGTCATTCGTAGTAGAATACTACAACAAATTAGGTTAA
- a CDS encoding septation ring formation regulator EzrA: MEFIYWLVAIILLVLIGYGAIMYLTRQQANRIKEIDEKKQKAMAIPVADNLFTLKNMNLTGQTKRTYESWQATWQTITRFQYPEIEAALVSAEQYIQRMNFIKAKQAISQADQLIDETKNSVEKVNKALEKLLESAQENRKELEEVQERYNKIRKQLLAHSFTFGPAIETLEKNLNYMELDFTKFNSLTNEGDHMEAKEILSRIEQDLLVMEEVVEKIPELNEKIKTEYEEQVSDLKDGYQRLLDEKYVFEGVDVPAEIVAIEKEIQEAKDSIGLADINEAGKKMDKIEHDIEAVYAIMEKEMEAKDFVGRHTANLQKKMDHVLQSNRYVLLEIDRVSQNYFLNKNELGRAQEFEEQLLKENEALRYYDKMMKEHEISYSVVRDYYEKISQRLSEIDKEQSELVSNLSDLRNREKEIKDSIDLYELDMRNMKRTIEKYHLPGLPKVYLDLFFSVTDRIEELASKLNRVKIDMDEIDAISKMCEEDIEMLDNQTQAIVDNAMLTEYMIQYANRFRHSHVEIENAINKALVLFHREYDYEGALEAIKIPLNRVEAGAARKVEESYQEEKNRRYY; the protein is encoded by the coding sequence ATGGAGTTTATATATTGGTTAGTAGCGATAATATTGTTAGTGTTGATCGGGTACGGTGCGATCATGTATTTGACGAGGCAACAAGCGAATCGGATCAAAGAGATCGATGAGAAGAAACAAAAAGCGATGGCCATACCGGTTGCCGATAACCTGTTCACATTGAAAAATATGAATTTGACAGGGCAAACAAAGCGCACGTATGAGAGTTGGCAAGCTACATGGCAAACCATCACGCGTTTTCAGTATCCTGAAATTGAGGCGGCGCTGGTCAGTGCCGAACAATACATCCAACGCATGAATTTCATCAAAGCGAAGCAAGCCATTTCGCAAGCGGATCAATTGATCGACGAAACGAAGAACAGCGTTGAAAAAGTGAACAAGGCACTCGAAAAACTATTGGAAAGTGCGCAGGAAAACCGCAAAGAGTTGGAAGAAGTCCAGGAACGATACAATAAAATCCGCAAACAATTGTTGGCGCACAGCTTTACATTTGGTCCGGCCATAGAAACGTTGGAGAAGAACCTGAATTACATGGAGTTGGATTTCACGAAATTCAACTCGTTGACGAACGAGGGCGACCATATGGAAGCCAAAGAAATCCTGTCGCGTATCGAGCAGGATTTGCTGGTGATGGAAGAAGTCGTTGAAAAGATTCCTGAGCTGAACGAAAAAATCAAGACCGAGTACGAAGAGCAAGTGAGCGATCTGAAAGACGGCTATCAACGCCTGTTGGATGAAAAATACGTTTTCGAAGGTGTGGATGTCCCCGCTGAGATAGTTGCGATCGAAAAAGAAATCCAGGAAGCGAAAGATTCCATCGGGCTAGCCGACATCAATGAAGCCGGAAAAAAGATGGATAAGATCGAACACGATATCGAAGCGGTGTATGCCATCATGGAAAAAGAGATGGAAGCCAAGGATTTTGTGGGCCGCCATACGGCGAACCTGCAAAAGAAAATGGACCATGTCCTGCAGAGCAACCGCTATGTATTGCTTGAAATCGACCGTGTTTCCCAGAATTACTTCCTGAACAAGAATGAATTAGGCCGCGCGCAAGAGTTCGAAGAACAGTTGCTGAAGGAAAACGAAGCCTTGCGTTACTACGATAAGATGATGAAGGAACATGAAATTTCCTACTCGGTTGTCCGCGATTATTACGAAAAAATCAGCCAACGCCTTTCCGAAATCGACAAGGAACAGTCTGAATTGGTCAGCAACCTCAGCGATTTGCGCAACCGCGAAAAGGAAATCAAGGACAGCATCGATCTTTACGAGTTGGATATGCGCAACATGAAACGGACCATCGAAAAATACCATCTGCCTGGATTGCCGAAAGTCTATTTGGATCTCTTCTTCTCGGTCACGGACCGCATCGAGGAATTGGCTTCCAAGCTGAACCGCGTGAAGATCGACATGGACGAAATCGATGCCATCTCCAAAATGTGCGAAGAGGACATCGAAATGCTGGATAACCAAACGCAAGCGATCGTGGACAATGCGATGCTTACGGAATATATGATCCAGTACGCAAACCGTTTCCGTCATTCGCATGTGGAGATCGAAAATGCCATCAACAAAGCTTTGGTGCTTTTCCATCGCGAATACGACTACGAAGGTGCGCTGGAAGCCATCAAAATCCCGCTGAATCGCGTCGAAGCAGGGGCTGCCCGCAAAGTTGAAGAATCCTACCAGGAAGAAAAAAATCGTCGCTATTATTGA
- a CDS encoding cysteine desulfurase family protein yields MIYFDNSATTKMYPEALDTYRKVNEQFFGNPSSLHRLGNEADALLQQSRKQIAQLLGAQPDEIFFTSGGTESDNWAIKGTAMEKFAAGKHMIASSVEHPAVTKSLEQLEKLGFEISYLPVDANGIVSVEELEKAIRKDTILLSVMAINNEVGSIQPIEAIGELLENYPWVHFHVDAVQAVGECEPLIRHPRVDLLSLSAHKFHGPKGVGILYKKHGKRIAPLLTGGGQESGMRSTTENVGGVAAMAKALRMTLENSASSRKQEQLVRGKLVAALSEYEDVRIFSPEDGAGHILCFAMKGVRGEVMVHAFESMDIFISTTSACSSRKKGTPYTLGSMGVPVSWSQCAVRISLSGENTESEAEAFIEHFRTLHQQFQKIQ; encoded by the coding sequence ATGATTTATTTTGACAACAGTGCAACTACAAAAATGTATCCGGAAGCTTTGGATACTTACCGGAAGGTCAATGAACAATTTTTTGGCAATCCTTCCAGTCTGCACCGATTAGGCAACGAAGCCGATGCTTTGCTTCAGCAATCGCGCAAACAGATCGCCCAATTGCTGGGTGCCCAACCGGATGAAATTTTCTTCACGAGCGGCGGTACGGAGAGCGACAACTGGGCGATCAAAGGCACAGCGATGGAGAAGTTCGCTGCAGGGAAGCATATGATCGCTTCCTCTGTCGAACATCCGGCGGTCACCAAATCATTGGAACAGTTGGAAAAGCTAGGCTTTGAAATCAGCTACTTGCCTGTCGACGCGAATGGGATCGTATCCGTTGAGGAGCTTGAGAAAGCCATAAGGAAAGATACGATCCTGCTGAGTGTCATGGCCATCAATAATGAAGTCGGCAGCATCCAGCCGATTGAGGCTATCGGCGAGCTGCTGGAAAATTATCCTTGGGTCCATTTTCATGTGGATGCCGTGCAGGCAGTCGGTGAATGCGAGCCGCTGATCCGGCATCCACGAGTGGATCTCCTGTCGCTTTCAGCGCATAAATTCCACGGCCCCAAAGGCGTAGGCATTCTCTACAAGAAACATGGCAAGCGGATTGCGCCGTTGTTGACGGGAGGCGGGCAAGAATCCGGCATGCGCAGCACGACGGAGAATGTCGGCGGAGTTGCGGCGATGGCGAAAGCTTTGCGCATGACGCTTGAAAACAGCGCCTCAAGCCGCAAGCAAGAACAATTGGTCCGGGGTAAGTTGGTTGCGGCCCTTTCGGAATATGAAGATGTCAGGATCTTTTCTCCCGAAGATGGCGCCGGCCATATTCTCTGTTTTGCCATGAAAGGCGTCAGGGGAGAAGTGATGGTCCATGCTTTCGAAAGCATGGATATCTTCATTTCAACCACCAGCGCCTGCTCGAGCAGAAAGAAAGGCACGCCCTATACGCTGGGATCGATGGGCGTGCCGGTTTCCTGGAGCCAGTGTGCGGTCAGGATAAGCCTTTCCGGCGAGAATACGGAGTCGGAAGCGGAAGCCTTCATTGAACATTTCCGGACGCTGCATCAACAGTTCCAAAAGATACAATAG
- the thiI gene encoding tRNA uracil 4-sulfurtransferase ThiI encodes METHIQIRFGELSTKGKNKKRFVQQLAQNVRMVTKDHPQIKIKPEHDFMLLELNGADEAVIIDRLQHVFGIQNYSPVYLVSRDLDEVKRVLVELLGKMETTGKTFKIATRRSDHEYEHDTTFMNAELGATVLDAFPGISVKMKQPDILVRVDIKTSGIMLSTQTYQGAGGLPVGSSGRGMLMLSGGIDSPVAGYLAMKRGVKIEAVHFHSPPYTSPQALQKAKDLAAKLTRFGGEIQFIEVPFTEIQEEIKEKVPADYLMTITRRMMLRITDAIRAERKGLAIFNGESLAQVASQTLESMVAINDVTTTPIIRPAATMDKLEIIDLAQKIDTFDLSVQPFEDCCTIFAPPSPKTKPHLDKARRFEALLDVEPLVARAVAGIVVSSITGREDTASQDEALFSDLL; translated from the coding sequence ATGGAAACGCACATTCAAATCCGTTTTGGCGAATTATCGACCAAAGGGAAAAACAAAAAACGTTTTGTCCAGCAGTTGGCGCAAAATGTCAGGATGGTCACAAAGGATCATCCGCAGATCAAAATCAAACCCGAGCACGATTTTATGTTGTTGGAATTGAACGGAGCTGACGAGGCCGTCATTATCGATCGCTTGCAGCATGTATTCGGTATCCAAAACTATTCGCCGGTCTATCTCGTTTCGCGTGATCTCGATGAAGTGAAACGCGTTTTGGTGGAGTTGCTAGGAAAAATGGAGACGACCGGAAAGACGTTCAAAATAGCTACGCGCCGTTCGGATCATGAATACGAGCATGACACGACCTTCATGAATGCCGAGCTGGGCGCCACTGTGTTGGATGCTTTTCCGGGCATTTCGGTCAAGATGAAGCAGCCGGACATCCTTGTGCGCGTAGACATCAAAACCAGCGGCATCATGCTGAGTACGCAAACTTACCAAGGGGCTGGCGGCTTGCCTGTCGGTTCCAGCGGCAGAGGCATGCTCATGCTTTCCGGCGGCATCGATTCGCCGGTGGCCGGTTACCTTGCCATGAAGCGCGGCGTAAAGATTGAGGCGGTCCACTTCCACAGTCCGCCTTACACAAGTCCGCAAGCGTTGCAGAAAGCCAAGGATTTGGCTGCCAAATTGACCAGATTCGGCGGCGAAATCCAGTTCATCGAAGTGCCGTTCACGGAAATCCAGGAAGAAATCAAAGAGAAGGTGCCGGCGGATTATCTGATGACGATCACGCGCCGGATGATGCTGCGGATCACCGATGCCATCAGAGCCGAACGCAAAGGACTGGCCATCTTCAATGGGGAATCTTTGGCCCAAGTCGCTTCCCAGACGCTGGAAAGTATGGTTGCCATCAATGATGTCACAACGACGCCGATCATTCGTCCTGCCGCAACGATGGATAAATTGGAAATCATCGATTTGGCACAGAAAATCGATACATTTGATTTGTCGGTGCAACCGTTCGAGGACTGCTGCACGATTTTTGCGCCGCCATCACCAAAAACGAAACCGCACTTGGATAAAGCCAGACGTTTTGAAGCGCTCCTTGATGTGGAACCACTCGTTGCGCGCGCGGTTGCCGGCATTGTAGTGTCGAGCATAACCGGCCGGGAGGACACTGCCAGCCAAGACGAGGCTCTCTTTTCGGATCTGCTGTAA
- the tpx gene encoding thiol peroxidase produces the protein MQVTLKGETVEVLGTQPVVGEKAPAFSLHNTEDEKVALDDFRGSVVLISVFPDINTSVCDKQTRKFNETAANIEGLTLLSVSRNTKEELADWCSANGIDMQMLHDDAGEFGEAYGLKVPKLGNKLARSVFVIDKEGILSYMEIVPEIATEPDEAAALAAAKNLL, from the coding sequence ATGCAAGTGACATTAAAGGGTGAAACGGTTGAAGTTTTAGGTACGCAACCCGTAGTTGGGGAGAAGGCACCGGCATTTTCGTTGCACAACACAGAAGACGAAAAGGTAGCTTTGGATGATTTTCGCGGTTCGGTTGTTCTGATCAGCGTATTCCCGGACATCAACACGAGCGTCTGCGATAAGCAAACACGCAAATTCAACGAGACGGCAGCGAACATCGAAGGCTTGACGTTGTTGTCGGTTTCGAGAAATACAAAAGAAGAATTAGCCGACTGGTGCTCGGCGAACGGCATCGACATGCAGATGCTGCATGATGATGCAGGCGAATTCGGGGAAGCCTACGGACTGAAAGTGCCCAAATTGGGCAACAAGTTGGCGCGCAGCGTCTTCGTCATCGACAAAGAAGGCATCCTTTCCTACATGGAGATTGTCCCTGAAATCGCGACGGAACCGGATGAAGCAGCAGCATTGGCAGCGGCCAAAAATTTGCTCTAA